A single Xiphias gladius isolate SHS-SW01 ecotype Sanya breed wild chromosome 22, ASM1685928v1, whole genome shotgun sequence DNA region contains:
- the LOC120784585 gene encoding trypsin-1-like isoform X2 encodes MRSLVFVLLIGAAFATEEDKIVGGHECTPHSLAYQVSLNSGYHFCGGSLVNENWVVSAAHCYKSRIEVRLGEHNIRVSEGTEQFIISSRVIRNPKYNPYTIDNDIMLIKLSKPAVLDQYVQPVPLPTSCAPAGTMCTVSGWGNTMSSSENKLQCLEIPILSAQDCDNAYPGMISNSMFCAGYLEGGKDSCQGDSGGPVLCNGELQGVVSWGYGCAEKDHPGVYTKVCIFKDWLETTMASY; translated from the exons ATGAGGTCTCTGGTATTTGTTCTGCTCATCGGAGCTGCCT ttgcCACGGAGGAAGACAAGATCGTCGGAGGGCATGAGTGCACGCCTCATTCTCTGGCCTATCAGGTGTCTCTGAATTCTGGCTACCACTTCTGTGGAGGCTCCCTGGTCAACGAGAACTGGGTTGTGTCTGCTGCTCACTGCTACAAGTC CCGTATTGAGGTGCGTCTGGGCGAGCACAACATCAGGGTCAGTGAGGGAACTGAGCAGTTCATCATCTCCTCCCGTGTCATCCGCAACCCCAAATACAACCCCTACACCATCGACAATGACATCATGCTGATCAAGCTGAGCAAGCCCGCCGTCCTCGACCAGTACGTGCAGCCTGTGCCTCTGCCCACCAGCTGTGCCCCTGCTGGCACCATGTGCACAGTCTCTGGCTGGGGCAACACCATGAGCTCCAGTGA GAACAAGCTGCAGTGCCTGGAGATCCCCATCCTGTCTGCTCAGGACTGTGATAACGCCTACCCTGGCATGATCAGTAATTCCATGTTCTGCGCTGGATACCTGGAGGGCGGCAAGGACTCTTGCCAG ggtgACTCTGGTGGCCCCGTCTTGTGCAACGGTGAGCTGCAGGGTGTCGTGTCCTGGGGCTACGGATGTGCTGAGAAGGACCACCCTGGTGTCTACACCAAG GTCTGCATCTTCAAAGACTGGCTGGAGACGACCATGGCCAGCTATTAA
- the LOC120784585 gene encoding trypsin-1-like isoform X1 yields the protein MRSLVFVLLIGAAFATEEDKIVGGHECTPHSLAYQVSLNSGYHFCGGSLVNENWVVSAAHCYKSRIEVRLGEHNIRVSEGTEQFIISSRVIRNPKYNPYTIDNDIMLIKLSKPAVLDQYVQPVPLPTSCAPAGTMCTVSGWGNTMSSTADRNKLQCLEIPILSAQDCDNAYPGMISNSMFCAGYLEGGKDSCQGDSGGPVLCNGELQGVVSWGYGCAEKDHPGVYTKVCIFKDWLETTMASY from the exons ATGAGGTCTCTGGTATTTGTTCTGCTCATCGGAGCTGCCT ttgcCACGGAGGAAGACAAGATCGTCGGAGGGCATGAGTGCACGCCTCATTCTCTGGCCTATCAGGTGTCTCTGAATTCTGGCTACCACTTCTGTGGAGGCTCCCTGGTCAACGAGAACTGGGTTGTGTCTGCTGCTCACTGCTACAAGTC CCGTATTGAGGTGCGTCTGGGCGAGCACAACATCAGGGTCAGTGAGGGAACTGAGCAGTTCATCATCTCCTCCCGTGTCATCCGCAACCCCAAATACAACCCCTACACCATCGACAATGACATCATGCTGATCAAGCTGAGCAAGCCCGCCGTCCTCGACCAGTACGTGCAGCCTGTGCCTCTGCCCACCAGCTGTGCCCCTGCTGGCACCATGTGCACAGTCTCTGGCTGGGGCAACACCATGAGCTCCA CTGCTGACAGGAACAAGCTGCAGTGCCTGGAGATCCCCATCCTGTCTGCTCAGGACTGTGATAACGCCTACCCTGGCATGATCAGTAATTCCATGTTCTGCGCTGGATACCTGGAGGGCGGCAAGGACTCTTGCCAG ggtgACTCTGGTGGCCCCGTCTTGTGCAACGGTGAGCTGCAGGGTGTCGTGTCCTGGGGCTACGGATGTGCTGAGAAGGACCACCCTGGTGTCTACACCAAG GTCTGCATCTTCAAAGACTGGCTGGAGACGACCATGGCCAGCTATTAA